One window of the Yamadazyma tenuis chromosome 6, complete sequence genome contains the following:
- a CDS encoding uncharacterized protein (EggNog:ENOG503PVVC; COG:S) gives MSVTADGFDASPFLQQLADGLSDAATAKKAVSGVKAAIVFTLKNKGGKEQSWFLDLKNKGTIEKVDKPPKNDVQLILKDADFVKLADGKANGQKLFMNGKLKIKGNMMKATSIETVFKSLDPRPKQTLPIESLIEATTNAFHGDTAAPHGTTPSPRDSSHGRKIKCTVLTSNSVCEHCKEHNRACIFDHKAVIREPPTRRKQHNSVSKKKVQNDPKPRRIITATSAIDRFDVALASGTVNRHLSSYTGTFLDQIEPVVMEQYNKAVDEDNDDVEDESPVESYARTTKRLEDPTTSPFAVSPQSSLRQLYTDHIEPYTPFLAPEVFETELSPFATCCINIAAVSSLTNRLPGSAVESFLSVVRHELQHGDMVWDVANLSCFFLLPLRTIMPAQDICHSLEEFNRLLARNQSLPVNLMAAAVCVDAWFALCKAQPLMTNSSIFTRCCDLFTTLDMKDFNYQFLTVTVFVYKLIWLQHDTEIPYEDKKQELLQFEFNMLLFPAKLSKGLIVVKDKLLSTPEAFILHILHNMLMIAYYSLAVTQWEFGNMTSIMAVPGLYHFISGMAISNFRVRDEIVGRWCIIADSQIYTAKLLVQLYRVMEFDTFTFALQFYTYRPNISFTAHESSDIDRNVKELLDNASVRERDDDFDGAVVFWVFRDVRSMSLQMYLNEKRRGSDVRSDMSEHKT, from the exons ATGTCAGTCACCGCAGATGGATTCGATGCTTCTCCTTTCTTACAACAATTAGCCGATGGCTTATCAGACGCTGCCACTGCCAAGAAGGCCGTGTCGGGGGTTAAGGCTGCTATTGTGTTcactttgaagaacaaagGCGGTAAGGAACAAAGCTGGTTTTTGGACTTAAAAAACAAGGGAACGATTGAAAAGGTAGACAAGCCTCCTAAGAACGACGttcaattgattttgaaagatGCTGATTTTGTTAAGTTGGCCGATGGCAAAGCCAACGGACAAAAATTGTTTATGAACGGTAAGTTGAAGATTAAGGGTAACATGATGAAGGCCACCTCTATTGAGACTGTGTTTAAGTCGTTGGACCCAAGACCTAA ACAGACGTTGCCCATCGAGTCACTCATTGAGGCAACCACAAACGCCTTCCACGGCGACACGGCGGCACCCCACGGCACCACCCCGTCGCCCCGTGACCTGTCGCATGGC CGTAAAATCAAGTGCACGGTGTTAACCAGCAATTCCGTTTGTGAACACTGTAAAGAACACAACAGAGCCTGTATTTTTGATCACAAGGCAGTGATCCGTGAACCACCCACAAGACGCAAGCAGCACAACTCGGtgtcaaagaagaaggtcCAAAATGACCCAAAGCCTCGGCGGATTATTACTGCCACCAGTGCCATCGATCGGTTTGATGTTGCTCTTGCATCCGGAACCGTAAACCGCCATCTCTCGTCCTACACGGGGACTTTCTTGGACCAGATCGAGCCTGTGGTCATGGAACAATATAATAAAGCGGTGGACGAGGACAATGACGACGTTGAAGACGAGAGCCCGGTGGAATCGTATGCTAGAACCACCAAAAGATTGGAAGACCCGACAACGTCACCGTTCGCGGTATCGCCCCAGTCCTCGCTACGTCAGCTCTACACCGACCACATCGAGCCGTATACGCCGTTTCTCGCTCCCGAGGTGTTTGAAACAGAGCTCAGTCCGTTTGCAACCTGTTGTATTAACATCGCGGCCGTGCTGTCATTAACCAACCGACTTCCTGGATCGGCGGTCGAATCGTTCCTCAGCGTGGTGCGGCACGAGCTCCAGCATGGAGACATGGTATGGGACGTGGCCAATCTCAGCTGTTTTTTCCTTCTCCCGTTAAGGACCATCATGCCCGCACAAGACATTTGCCATagtcttgaagaattcaacCGGCTCTTGGCCCGCAATCAAAGTCTCCCGGTGAACTTGATGGCAGCGGCCGTGTGCGTGGATGCATGGTTTGCCCTCTGCAAGGCCCAGCCATTGATGACGAATTCGTCTATTTTCACCCGATGCTGTGATCTCTTCACCACTTTGGATATGAAAGACTTCAACTACCAGTTTCTCACGGTGACGGTGTTTGTGTATAAGCTTATCTGGCTCCAGCACGACACGGAGATACCATATGAGGACAAGAAACAAGAGCTTCTACAGTTTGAATTCAATATGTTGCTCTTCCCGGCCAAATTGAGCAAAGGGTTAATTGTGGTTAAAGACAAGCTTCTTTCGACGCCCGAGGCCTTCATATTACATATTCTCCACAACATGCTCATGATTGCATACTACTCGTTGGCGGTGACTCAATGGGAATTTGGGAACATGACATCCATCATGGCGGTACCTGGACTCTACCACTTTATTTCGGGTATGGCCATTAGTAATTTCAGGGTGCGGGATGAAATCGTGGGACGGTGGTGCATCATTGCCGACAGCCAGATCTACACTGCCAAGctccttgttcaattgtATCGAGTCATGGAGTTTGATACGTTTACGTTTGCATTGCAGTTCTACACCTATCGGCCCAATATCAGCTTTACAGCGCACGAGAGTCTGGATATCGACCGGAACGTGAAGGAGCTTTTGGACAACGCACTGGTCCGCGAACGGGATGACGATTTCGATGGCGCCGTGGTGTTCTGGGTGTTCAGAGACGTCCGCAGCATGTCTTTGCAAATGTACCTTAATGAGAAGCGACGCGGATCGGATGTGCGCTCCGACATGAGCGAACACAAAACGTAG
- a CDS encoding glycosyl hydrolase (CAZy:GH2; EggNog:ENOG503NYVS; COG:G) translates to MQSYTLKNWSYRQAGTDTWKPARKDLETTEIHPDLFANGEIVDPFVDDNEKSLQWIGEKDWEYKASFDVTDKTASNHLLIFEGLDTFADVFLNGHKILSTESMFVQYQKQVKQYVQLDGPNELRIVFRAALLVARELEKKTFKAKGFNGESSRMQIRKAQYHYGWDWGPLFMTCGPYRPVRFVSYNSRIEDMYAKVSVAKDSASVDFQVSLDVTGPSVLELSVKSPDGHEVHHSKQDAVSGDNSIRFSLQNPQLWFPFSHGTPHLYDFTVSLKSQQGLETVTKRIGLRKVELVQEPFKDQPGTSFYFKVNDVPVYSSGSNWIPAHSFQTCLTKRDYEEWLQLMVDGNQNMIRVWGGGYYEQEVFYTECDRLGILVWQDFMFACGQYPAYPEYIKLVSDEVETQLKRLRNYCSLVLFAGNNEDYQVAEQVGLEWDKSDTSGHYEHTNFPARTLYEGVFPKLVSKFYPEVPYHPGSPWGGQDTADATIGDIHQWNVWHGSQEKYQDWYKLGGRFVSEFGMEALPSRKTYEACITDKSELYPQSYLVDFHNRSDGFERRLALYVIENIKVEGLDFDSWIYATQLMQAECLGYAYRCWRREWRGDGRRYSGGAIVWQINDCWPVASWAIVDHFKRPKLAYYSVRRESRPVGVGMYRNESKDPDPVLDIPDQEGAPFDYRPVHLAVDIWGVNSSLKDVKGTLKVDAYNVSTGERVGGLDDQSVVLKANQTSEFVKNMKISNKIPVVVYSRVVDEEGGIVASAGDWPQPLKYLKFPDRKVEIVVEKDQVVLTVNKPVKGVELSLESDLFIDDNGFDLFPGDSKVVKIKGLKSTDSVKVHYYQKQ, encoded by the coding sequence ATGCAATCTTATACTCTCAAGAACTGGAGCTACCGCCAAGCGGGTACTGATACTTGGAAACCGGCCCGTAAGGACCTTGAAACCACCGAAATCCACCCGGACTTATTTGCCAACGGTGAGATTGTTGATCCGTTTGTcgatgataatgaaaaGTCCCTTCAGTGGATAGGAGAGAAAGATTGGGAATACAAGGCCAGTTTCGATGTTACCGATAAAACCGCCTCCAATCACTTGCTAATATTCGAAGGGCTTGACACTTTTGCCGACGTGTTTTTGAATGGCCACAAGATCCTCTCCACCGAAAGTATGTTTGTCCAGTACCAGAAGCAGGTCAAACAGTATGTGCAATTGGACGGCCCCAATGAGCTCCGGATCGTGTTTAGAGCGGCGTTGTTGGTTGCTCGggagttggaaaagaaaacTTTCAAGGCCAAAGGATTCAATGGTGAGTCCAGCCGGATGCAAATTAGAAAGGCTCAGTACCACTACGGATGGGACTGGGGACCACTTTTCATGACCTGTGGGCCCTACCGGCCCGTACGTTTTGTGTCATACAACCTGAGAATCGAAGACATGTATGCCAAAGTATCGGTGGCTAAAGACCTGGCGCTGGTGGATTTTCAGGTGCTGTTGGACGTTACCGGCCCGTCAGTGTTGGAGCTCTCAGTGAAATCTCCCGATGGACATGAGGTCCACCACTCGAAACAAGATGCGGTTTCGGGAGACAATAGCATCCGCTTTTCTCTCCAAAACCCCCAACTTTGGTTCCCGTTCAGCCACGGAACCCCCCATCTTTATGACTTTACCGTCAGTCTCAAGTCGCAGCAAGGTTTGGAAACGGTCACCAAACGCATTGGACTCAGAAAAGTCGAGTTGGTCCAAGAACCCTTCAAGGACCAACCTGGTACCAGCTTCTACTTCAAGGTCAACGACGTGCCCGTGTATTCCTCGGGGTCCAACTGGATCCCAGCCCATTCCTTCCAAACATGTCTCACCAAACGCGACTACGAGGAATGGCTCCAGCTCATGGTGGACGGCAACCAAAACATGATCCGGGTATGGGGAGGCGGCTACTACGAGCAGGAGGTGTTCTACACCGAATGTGACCGGCTTGGGATTCTCGTGTGGCAGGATTTCATGTTTGCGTGTGGACAGTATCCTGCGTACCCCGAGTATATTAAGCTTGTATCCGATGAGGTGGAAACCCAGCTCAAACGACTCAGAAACTACTGCTCATTAGTGCTCTTTGCTGGGAACAATGAGGACTATCAGGTGGCTGAACAGGTTGGACTTGAATGGGATAAAAGCGACACTTCGGGCCATTACGAGCACACCAACTTCCCGGCCAGAACTCTCTACGAAGGAGTATTCCCCAAGCTTGTCAGTAAGTTTTACCCCGAGGTTCCCTATCATCCCGGTAGTCCTTGGGGCGGACAGGATACTGCTGATGCCACCATCGGAGATATTCACCAGTGGAACGTTTGGCACGGCAGTCAAGAAAAGTATCAGGATTGGTACAAGTTGGGAGGCCGTTTTGTGTCGGAGTTCGGTATGGAGGCCTTACCATCCCGGAAAACCTATGAGGCATGTATCACCGACAAAAGTGAATTATATCCTCAGTCGTACCTTGTGGACTTCCATAACCGTTCGGATGGATTTGAAAGACGGTTGGCCCTCTATGTGattgaaaatatcaaagTGGAAGGGCTTGATTTTGACTCATGGATCTATGCTACCCAGCTCATGCAAGCCGAGTGCCTTGGATACGCGTACCGGTGCTGGCGTCGGGAATGGCGTGGTGATGGCAGACGGTACTCGGGTGGGGCCATAGTGTGGCAGATCAATGACTGTTGGCCAGTGGCTTCCTGGGCTATTGTGGACCACTTCAAACGGCCCAAGTTGGCGTACTACTCGGTCAGAAGAGAAAGCCGGCCGGTGGGAGTGGGTATGTACCGAAACGAATCAAAAGACCCGGATCCGGTTCTTGATATCCCTGATCAGGAAGGTGCTCCTTTCGATTATAGACCAGTGCATTTGGCAGTGGATATCTGGGGAGTCAACTCCAGTTTGAAAGATGTGAAGGGAACCCTTAAGGTGGATGCGTACAATGTCTCCACTGGAGAACGGGTCGGTGGCTTGGACGACCAactggtggtgttgaaggcTAACCAGACGTCTGAGTTTGTAAAGAACATGAAgatttccaacaaaattCCGGTTGTGGTGTATTCTCGGGTGGTGGATGAGGAGGGAGGTATTGTTGCCAGCGCTGGAGACTGGCCACAGCCGCTTAAGTACCTTAAGTTTCCCGACAGAAAGGTTGAGATTGTGGTTGAGAAGGATCAGGTGGTTTTGACTGTAAATAAGCCCGTTAAGGGAGTTGAACTTAGTCTTGAGTCTGACTTgtttattgatgataatggCTTCGACTTGTTTCCAGGCGACTcaaaggtggtgaagatcAAAGGCTTGAAAAGCACCGATTCAGTGAAGGTGCACTATTATCAGAAACAATGA
- the RRT14 gene encoding Regulator of rDNA transcription protein 14 (EggNog:ENOG503P3UW; COG:K): MFSSSSAKAHSANLISKLTASIHTPETSSSKKPVSSTELLASQFSQPRSKKTIKKRNKTIQKKQLKDAKELKRVKYELIRSKAPATLPQEHQKYLKKLVKRNKNIILANDPDPTMEDFSTDALQSEILSFHKPAPKKSNKFRTFKKKSVPGLTPGLAPVDYESDSE; this comes from the coding sequence ATGTTCAGCTCATCCTCCGCAAAGGCCCACAGTGCCAATTTGATTAGCAAGCTCACGGCGTCCATCCACACACCGGAAACTTCTTCCTCGAAGAAGCCTGTGAGTTCGACAGAGCTTTTGGCATCGCAGTTTTCTCAGCCTAGATCAAAAAAAACTATCAAAAAGCGTAACAAGACCATCCAGAAAAAACAACTAAAAGACGCTAAAGAACTCAAACGTGTCAAATACGAGCTCATAAGGAGTAAGGCCCCTGCCACATTGCCTCAAGAGCACCAAAAATACTTAAAGAAACTAGTGAAAAGAAACAAGAACATCATCCTTGCCAATGACCCCGATCCTACGATGGAAGATTTTTCAACTGATGCGTTACAATCAGAAATCTTATCATTCCACAAACCAGCCCCCAAgaagtcaaacaagttccgcaccttcaagaagaagagcgTGCCGGGATTGACCCCGGGCTTGGCTCCCGTGGATTATGAGTCTGACTCCGAATAA
- a CDS encoding uncharacterized protein (COG:U; EggNog:ENOG503NY1E), producing MDIKLPTGLYRKRAIVEESSSLRDSEMFSSVSGFGQNLYMGTSTGQLLHYHRFDDSPGFLLISQQHLRNSPITQILVVTKSNRAVALCGGVLYLFSLPELSPLQSGKLRDVEHISLFHQSDIIMVAKDKLRIIRFLGSEVKLVKAVSDISASKAVGHYSNNLITYATLHEYSIVNPEDGNRTPLFEYDTEGKVVPNMVAFQPPDTEKEEILLTIRSDTNTSIGMFISATGDPTRGTLSWINKRYPNGGIAVQWPYVFGIFDDKFIVSSLEDLSIIAEHEIEGTLINIPNPVSVDNEAYSLKGVSAISIDSDLVVFDAKAVYVVYKETAVNLFLEDLISLIKGQSSSISLLENETDPLYNELLFLYLVFNKEFAKLEAFADATYQDLIICLYTGDEGKHAFYRGVERVIDVLRPHLDDHFRAFAFKSIQQTYLKSHQLDLQLIAYSSFDTSTEFIDFVKKDTKSWNSPTDQLNSIIRDLESKNLHTAVLYSYILLKEDEKICSLSVKFLTGEYTDSHHFQLTNLILDSLDKLEDPKIYRDALLEVLRVDSKRGISYIKKHVNGKHKKTHNEIISQVNNLATDEDYAQLKLEVIENSYRDKSASAEELLEHLLGMLKSPNEVAVNNFGILYQTYLIENTFGTHKPISSWVGFLQSIMDTTECRNFIEIYLKTFEILNFTGTSHLSELEFVGDNSIYDFFRCCFTDDDKVSGLLDFRDYFSAEFYCIYGKPPYPPHKYYVCEDLKPIDGYKHLLQKVFHTYKTNENNQAIRHFINTYGGIYTPGEIIDMLPSNLSLAYVQDYFINQPPIYRFGY from the exons ATGGATATCAAACTACCTACCGGCCTATATCGAAAACGGGCCATTGTGGAGGAGCTGTCGCTGCTTCGAGACCTGGAGATGTTTTCCAGTGTATCGGGCTTTGGCCAGAACTTGTATATGGGTACCAGCACCGGTCAGCTTCTTCACTATCATCGATTTGATGATAGTCCAGGTTTCCTCTTGATTTCTCAACAGCACCTCAGAAATAGCCCCATTACACAGATCCTCGTGGTGACCAAGAGCAACCGTGCTGTGGCCCTATGTGGTGGAGTCTTGTACTTGTTTTCGCTCCCAGAGCTTTCACCACTTCAGTCTGGCAAACTTCGAGACGTGGAACATATTCTGCTTTTCCACCAGTCTGACATTATCATGGTGGCAAAAGACAAGCTTCGAATCATCCGGTTCTTGGGGTCCGAGGTCAAGCTCGTTAAGGCTGTGAGCGATATCTCGGCCTCCAAGGCTGTTGGTCACTATTCCAATAATCTTATCACATATGCTACACTCCACGAATACTCAATAGTAAACCCAGAAGATGGGAACCGGACCCCGTTGTTTGAGTATGACACGGAAGGAAAAGTGGTACCCAACATGGTAGCGTTCCAGCCACCGGATACGGAAAAGGAAGAGATTCTTCTAACCATCAGGTCTGACACCAACACTTCGATAGGTATGTTCATTTCTGCCACGGGAGATCCTACGCGAGGAACTCTATCGTGGATTAATAAGAGATATCCTAACGGTGGGATTGCGGTGCAATGGCCCTACGTATTTGGGatttttgatgataagTTCATAGTTTCTTCGCTCGAAGACTTGAGTATCATAGCAGAGCATGAAATTGAGGGCACATTGATAAATATCCCTAACCCCGTGTCAGTGGATAATGAAGCATATTCATTAAAGGGGGTGAGTGCCATAAGCATAGACTCCGACcttgttgtttttgatgcCAAAGCAGTTTATGTGGTGTACAAAGAAACAGCTGTGAATTTGTTTTTAGAGGACTTGATCAGCCTCATCAAGGGACAGTCGCTGAGTATctctcttttggaaaatgagACAGACCCTCTCTACAATGAGCTACTTTTTCTCTATTTGGTGTTTAACAAGGAGTTTGCCAAATTAGAAGCCTTTGCTGATGCCACTTACCAAGATCTCATTATTTGCCTATACACGGGAGACGAAGGAAAACATGCTTTCTACAGGGGAGTTGAAAGAGTGATTGACGTGTTAAGACCACATCTAGATGATCATTTCCGTGCCTTTGCCTTTAAGAGCATCCAACAAACGTATCTAAAGTCCCACCAGCTTGATTTACAGCTTATCGCATATTCGAGCTTTGATACTAGCACTGAATTTATTGACTTTGTGAAGAAGGACACAAAGTCGTGGAATTCACCCACAGATCAGTTGAATCTGATAATAAGGGATCTAGAGTCCAAGAATCTCCATACCGCTGTTCTTTATCTGTATATTCTCCTAAAGGAGGATGAAAAGATCTGCTCATTATCAGTCAAGTTTTTGACTGGCGAATATACTGATAGTCACCACTTCCAACTCACAAATCTCATTCTTGACAGTTTAGataaacttgaagaccCTAAGATATACCGGGATGCATTGCTTGAAGTGCTTCGGGTTGATTCTAAAAGAGGCATCTCGTATATAAAGAAACATGTCAATGGTAAGCACAAAAAGACCCATAACGAAATAATCAGCCAGGTAAATAACCTCGCGACAGACGAAGATTATGCTCAACTCAAGTTGGAAGTTATCGAAAACAGCTACAGAGACAAATCTGCTAGTGCtgaagaacttcttgagcATCTTCTAGGAATGTTGAAGTCTCCCAATGAAGTGGCAGTCAACAATTTCGGAATCTTGTACCAAACTTACCTTATTGAAAACACATTTGGTACACATAAACCAATAAGTAGCTGGGTGGGCTTCTTGCAATCAATTATGGACACCACGGAGTGCCGTAATTTCATTGAAATATACCTTAAAACGTTcgagatcttgaactttaCTGGAACTTCACATCTATCTGAACTTGAGTTTGTTGGAGACAACTCGATCTATGACTTCTTCCGATGCTGTTTCACTGATGACGACAAGGTGTCTGGATTACTTGATTTCAGAGACTACTTTTCAGCCGAGTTCTATTGTATCTATGGTAAACCTCCATACCCTCCTCACAAGTACTACGTGTGTGAAGACCTCAAACCAATTGATGGGTACAAACACCTTCTTCAGAAGGTGTTCCACACATATAAAACCAACGAAAATAATCAAGCTATCAGGCATTTCATCAACACTTATGGTGGCATTTACACCCCGGGAGAGATTATCGACATGCTACCATCAAATCTCTCTCTTGCATACGTTCAAGACTATTTCATTAAT CAACCTCCTATTTACAGATTTGGCTACTAA
- the PRO1 gene encoding Glutamate 5-kinase (COG:E; BUSCO:EOG09262IZO; EggNog:ENOG503NUC0) yields the protein MPPCYTIVIKLGSSSLVDEVTREPRLANMSRLVETMVQLRRQGHRIIVVSSGAIAVGMRAMGYTTRPSKLATVQALASVGQGILIGLWDNLFKQLSQPISQILLTRNDIVDFTQYRNAVNTINEVLEMGVIPIVNENDTLSVAEIKFGDNDTLSAITAGMMHADYLFLMTDVEALYTANPRSDPMAQPILIVEKVEELQVNTDTDAGAGSGVGTGGMTTKLIAAELASSAGVVTIVSLSSRPEYMLDIVADIQDNEGTSVEEMKQKLADKVKKGHIPLHTRFLSLPRDHAIKSDKKFWILHGLKTKGSLIIDKGCFQALSRKNRAGLLPAGIVHVTGVFHESECVSLMVVDSKTSPIESAKLVGQCRVNYSSVEISMIKGCQSHEIEHILGFADSEYIAHRDNIAFPPLVEEVLM from the coding sequence ATGCCTCCTTGCTACACCATAGTCATCAAGCTAGGATCCTCGTCGCTCGTAGACGAGGTCACGCGTGAGCCCCGGCTAGCTAATATGTCCAGGCTCGTGGAGACCATGGTTCAACTTAGACGTCAAGGCCACCGCATTATCGTGGTTTCCTCAGGTGCTATTGCAGTGGGAATGCGTGCTATGGGCTACACAACTCGCCCTTCCAAGCTCGCCACCGTCCAAGCACTCGCATCCGTTGGTCAGGGAATCCTTATTGGTCTTTGGGATAACTTATTCAAACAACTCAGCCAACCCATCTCTCAGATTCTTCTAACCAGGAACGATATCGTGGACTTTACCCAATACCGAAACGCCGTCAACACCATCAACGAAGTGTTGGAAATGGGAGTCATTCCAATCGTCAACGAGAACGATACGTTGTCGGTGGCCGAAAtcaagtttggtgataatgataCCCTACTGGCCATAACCGCAGGAATGATGCATGCTGAttacttgtttttgatgaCAGACGTGGAAGCGTTGTATACGGCCAACCCGCGCTCCGACCCCATGGCCCAGCCGATATTGATAGTTGAAAAGGTTGAAGAGTTGCAAGTCAATACCGATACTGATGCTGGTGCCGGCCTGGGAGTTGGTACTGGCGGCAtgaccaccaagttgattgcaGCCGAGCTTGCCAGCAGTGCCGGAGTGGTAACGATTGTGTCTCTCAGCAGTAGACCTGAGTACATGCTCGATATTGTTGCTGATATACAAGATAATGAAGGCACATCggttgaagaaatgaaaCAGAAATTGGCCGACAAGGTCAAGAAAGGCCATATCCCGCTCCATACAAGGTttctttctcttccaaGAGATCATGCGATCAAGTCCGACAAAAAGTTCTGGATTCTACATGGCCTAAAGACCAAAGGGTCGTTAATCATCGACAAAGGGTGCTTCCAAGCCCTTTCCAGGAAAAATAGAGCTGGATTACTTCCAGCCGGTATAGTACATGTCACAGGAGTGTTTCACGAGAGCGAATGTGTGTCGCtaatggtggtggactCAAAAACATCTCCTATTGAATCGGCCAAACTAGTGGGCCAGTGTCGAGTGAACTACAGTTCAGTTGAAATCTCCATGATCAAAGGATGTCAAAGtcatgaaattgaacacATATTGGGGTTTGCCGACAGTGAATACATTGCCCATCGTGACAACATCGCGTTTCCTCCTCTAGTAGAAGAGGTGCTTATGTAG
- the COQ2 gene encoding Para-hydroxybenzoate--polyprenyltransferase, mitochondrial precursor (PHB:polyprenyltransferase) (COG:H; EggNog:ENOG503NXJY), whose amino-acid sequence MFPGLLIKRAFHAPRTRLLSPLRSTWTQCQLVRHINLTSTPTPKPISDSGLDQVFTPEQREAARLARLANLGWLKKLPEKWIPYAELLRLEKPVGSLLLLIPSLWGITMASYAVQAPLTTFLYATSLFTVGALVMRGAGCVINDMLDKDLDRKVLRTTERPIASGRVSRGQAFTFLGVQMSLGLAVLLALPFECFYLGALSLPFISAYPLFKRFTYYPQIMISICFSWGALLGFPAVGAPLDLWVAGPLFASGFWWSMIYDSIYAHQDKAFDKEAGVKSTALKWQEKTRPIVNSLFVVQAACFAAAGVMNGMGLGFYTLGSYGFYRLFSKIKQTNLDDPASCWKFFTDNVKTGLFMWYGILIDYLWMLFM is encoded by the coding sequence ATGTTTCCTGGGCTTCTTATAAAGAGAGCATTTCATGCTCCACGCACCCGACTTTTGCTGCCATTGAGAAGCACTTGGACCCAGTGTCAACTTGTACGTCatatcaacttgacatcCACGCCCACCCCCAAACCCATCTCGGATTCGGGCCTTGACCAAGTCTTCACTCCAGAACAACGAGAAGCTGCTAGATTGGCTAGATTAGCTAACCTTGGatggttgaagaaactcCCCGAGAAATGGATTCCATATGCGGAACTCTTGCGATTGGAGAAACCAGTGGGCTCTTTATTGCTTCTTATTCCATCGTTATGGGGAATTACAATGGCTTCCTACGCGGTTCAAGCTCCATTGACTACCTTCTTATACGCTACCAGTCTTTTTACGGTCGGAGCCTTGGTGATGCGTGGTGCTGGTTGTGTGATAAATGACATGCTTGACAAGGATCTTGATCGGAAGGTTTTGAGAACTACCGAACGACCTATTGCTAGTGGAAGGGTTTCTCGGGGACAAGCCTTCACCTTCTTAGGGGTTCAAATGCTGTTAGGGTTGGCAGTGTTGTTGGCCCTTCCGTTTGAATGTTTTTACCTTGGAGCCCTTTCTCTTCCCTTCATCTCCGCGTATCCGCTTTTTAAGCGGTTCACCTACTATCCACAAATCATGATATCAATTTGTTTCAGCTGGGGAGCACTTTTGGGATTCCCAGCTGTAGGAGCACCTTTGGACTTGTGGGTGGCTGGGCCTTTATTTGCATCTGGGTTCTGGTGGTCCATGATCTATGATAGTATTTATGCCCACCAAGACAAAGCATTTGATAAGGAAGCTGGTGTTAAGTCTACTGCTCTCAAATGGCAGGAGAAGACCAGGCCCATTGTCAACAGTTTATTTGTGGTACAAGCGGCTTGTTTTGCGGCCGCTGGAGTCATGAACGGTATGGGACTTGGCTTCTATACTTTGGGATCATATGGATTCTACAGACTTTTCAGTAAGATAAAACAAACTAATCTTGATGATCCTGCTAGCTGCTGGAAATTCTTTACTGATAATGTCAAGACTGGCTTGTTCATGTGGTACGGGATTTTGATTGActatttgtggatgttaTTTATGTAA
- the APC11 gene encoding ubiquitin-protein ligase Anaphase Promoting Complex (EggNog:ENOG503P57Q; COG:O) yields MKVQVLEWNAVASWHWDLKVDDSGVADELCGICRVPFDGTCPSCKYPGTDCPLILGDGCTHNFHLHCILKWLEQDTSKGLCPMCRQVFVYKRIKNMGTSEELHNLQVLIEGHKAMRERENEENEFDSFEDDVRMTD; encoded by the coding sequence ATGAAGGTTCAGGTGCTAGAATGGAATGCTGTTGCTTCATGGCACTGGGACTTGAAAGTCGACGACTCGGGAGTTGCCGATGAGCTCTGTGGTATTTGTCGAGTGCCCTTTGATGGGACTTGTCCCAGCTGTAAGTATCCCGGTACTGACTGTCCGTTGATACTAGGTGATGGGTGTACTCATAACTTCCATCTCCATTGTATACTCAAATGGTTGGAGCAAGATACTTCCAAAGGACTCTGTCCTATGTGTCGACAAGTGTTTGTCTACAAGAGGATAAAGAATATGGGCACTAGTGAAGAGCTTCATAATCTCCAGGTGCTTATTGAAGGCCATAAAGCCATGCGGGAGAGAGAGAACGAGGAGAATGAATTCGATCTGTTCGAGGATGATGTTCGAATGACCGACTAG